The Mus caroli chromosome 9, CAROLI_EIJ_v1.1, whole genome shotgun sequence DNA window agggttttcttCTGAAACccacactggcctggagctctaaCTCAGCATCCTCTCTTTTACTGCTTCCTCGGGTCAGGCTTATGATCTTGCCATAAGGACACAATAGGCTTGGAGCTGGGACTTTGGTGTTCCCCTCAGCCCTGTCCCTTTGTAGCCCAGTGCCCCAGGAGGAGGCTTGAGGACACTTACTTGATCCCTCTGAGGCAacccaggcaggaagcagggcctCTAAGCTCAGGTCTTTTGAAAGGCAAGAGAGCCAGAGATCCCAGGGGTGGCCACTGTTGCCAGCAACAGGCGAATTCTCTGGAGTCAAGCTCCAAGGAGTTAATTGATGTGTTTTCTACTTTCTGGAAAGTGGTAATTAACCCTGCTCAGGCATAAGTGTGTTGAATGTAGGAGTTTCCTACAATCCTAGCACATAATCGTCTCTCCCTTCTCTTACCTTTCAGCAGACAGCTCGGACAACTCTGATTTGGAAGATGACATCATCTTATCTCTGAATGAGTGATGTGCCATTCCTACTTGGAAGAGAATCTTGGCAGGCGAGAGAAACTGAGTGAATTCAGAACACCTGCCCTTTGCTGCCTCCCAGGGCTGTCAGTTAAGGAACTGTATGCCCTGCATTCAGAGGACTATGATTTAAAGTCTCCCTGGAATCTGAGGGCCCTTCTAAGAACAACagtgacaccacacacacacacacacacacacacacacagagctacagGGACTAGGCCCTAGTTTGTGTCCCCCTCCTCCTAGGAAGGGCATAGCTTTCCtcaagggaaaaaacaaacatgtcTCTGGGTATttcacaatatattttctttgtataatgTTCTTTActtaaaagaacaagaaatagttttttataaaacttaaaaagaaaaaaaaaagtaccaggCATTTCTAACGAGGGTCTGAACTTATCCACCAGTTTCCTACTCCCCCGCACTTcattttctttggaagaaaatgaTGTCTAAAGAACATATAGAGGCATTTTTACATACGTATTTAAATGAAGAGGAAAATCGTGGTTTCATAAATTGATAAGgattaagaatattttattataaatataatatatgattttTAACCTGTTTTGTTGCCTCATATGCTGTCAAgttaatttgttttcctttgtgccAGAGCGGGAATGGGCGGCATGGCCTGAGCACTGGGAATGCCTAACTCCCTGCCTCGGTGGCCAGGGAGTCAGTCGTGTGGACCCTGGTTTTGTGGAGTTGAGAGAACTTTAGGGGTATAAATTcactccctctctttcctctttgtgaTTCAGTTTTTcaagccttttttttcccccctttccctttctccccaaTGTGGAAATTACAAATCAAAggtctttttctttaatgtaaagtgtatttatttaaaaaaaattacaaaataaactacaagtctgtctttgtttatggcctttccttgttttcttttactaAAGTGGgatttccccttcctcctctcagttCTGGCCAGACCTCAGAGGACGGGTAAGGAAAGCAGAGCCCTACCTCCACAGTGAGAGAACACAGCCTCCCACAGCAAACCCCCAGGACACCATCACTTGAGCCTGGCCTGAAGTTGCTGAAGGCTTTGTGAGGATAACAAGGGGGCAGAAGAGATGGGGGTACATCTCTACTCCCATGTGTGGGACTTTTAAGGAGCATTCTGGCTACCCCTTGTCTGAGATTAGGGGGAACTTGGACAGCTTTTCAGTCCTAACAGTTCAGGGGTACTTTGAGGCTTGGTCAGGCTGGATTTGGAGAAAAACTGGCAAGGTTTAAAGCTGACAAAGCATCAGGGGCTCATGCTTTGCTcatcctgcctctctccttcccaaaataaatacaaagttaatttttttctctgattttgcCCAAATTGTAGCTTCTGTTTGTTACATAGgcatcacagccacagaaacacTTCTCCTTTTGCTGAGAGAAGGGTGCACTGGTTACATAGTAAACAAGTAACAGAGTGAAAACTCTCCAGGGGTAGGGAGAGCCTCTTACACCAAGAACACAACCTGTTACACCGAAGTGACCCAGTACCAAAGAAGTACATCCTGGTCCTTTAAGCAAGCCAAGGCTCAGCCGCTCATTTGCTTCATGCCATGGCATTAAATAGTTAGCTGACACCAGCCAGTAGAAGAAGGCTGATGGCTGCTCCTGGATGCAGCTGAAGAGAAAACAGTAAAAACCCTGCGCTGCAGCTCTGCCAGAAGCTCCTGGGAGCAGCACAGGCCTCCCAAGGTAGAGATGAGCACATATAATAGGAAAGCACAATTTTGGTTGACTTGACAACACTCCCTTAGGAATGTGCCTCATGAGGCTAGAAGAAAACATCCACCTTCCATGTTCTTCCTAGGGTTCACAACCCGGGTCACTTAAGAAGACAGGCTATGAAACCTACCAATTAGGGGGTTTTCTCTGCTCATGTTTTTTGCCTTGATGCAACATCTCAGGCACTGGGTACCTGGTGTCAGCTTTCTCACTGGAGACAATGTCATGATCAAACAAGGCCTTGGCCACCTGACCCACCTTCTCTAGTGCTAGCAGGGCTGACTGAGAGGCCACAGAACCTGTTAACATCTTAAGGACTAAAAGGAAGTGGGTAAGATGGCCCAAGGGAGGAGGTTACAGTGGGTGTGGTCCTTCACTAAGAAACTAAAACTTCACTAAGATCGCCAGAGCCAAAGGGTACCCTTTTCCAAAGGGGTTAATAAAGTGACCTGGTTAGGCCTGGGAAGGGTACCTGGGTGAAACCTGCTTTGTTACAGGGACCCAGCTGTGCTACAACAACTGTTGTGTGATGCTGTTCACTGTTCAGGATCTGTAAAGAAAAACTGCAGCAGTCTGTCAGGATGAGCTCTGGTTTCTGCGGATATGACAAAGAACTGAAGTAGTTTAGTATAGCAGGTCGACTGACTTGCTCCAAGCCCCAGAGAAAGTGGCCCCATACATAGGTAGATAAACACTCATGTTCATGCTTTAGagaagtggttctcagccttcctaatgctgcaaccctttaatacacttcctcatgttgtgcttaCCCCAACCATAgtgttattttgttgctacttcataactgtcattttgctactgttacaaattgtaATGCAGATATTTTGGAGGGTAGAGGTTTGCCAAATGGGTTGTCACCCACAGGTGGAAAGCCACTGCTTTAGAGCCTTTACTTTCTCATGAATACCAGCCAAAGCCCAGTGAGTGGAAATTCCCTGTTCTTGTCCAGTCTCTTACATTTCTGTCCCTGAACTCCATACAACTTTCAAGGTCCATCTCAGAGCCCAGGGGTCACAGGTGCTGGCTCAGGGTAGGCCAGACGCGAAACACTGGCCTAGCTAGAACCTCTAACTAGGGTTCCATTCTCCTCAGCCTGACTGGCTTGGACTACCAAGCTGCCACATTTTGAGCCTGATTGTGATCTGTGGTGACAACCGTTGTTGCCTGATCTGGCTTTCTACTTGAGACTACAAAGGCCTAGCTCCCTCGGGTCACTTTCCCATCCCAGACATAGGACTTGTCAGTCTGGTTCCTTCATACCAGAGCTGATGTGGATTTGGGCTCTATTCCATTACAACTGTGACTTCTTTCTCACAAATGAGTTCTATTTCCTTACCTCAGGTCTGGGTCACAACACGGAACACTATGTCACTCATCAAGGGCATCTTCCTGGCACTGACTCCCTTGCAGACTGAGCAGTGTAGTTGGGGGTCTGTTTGCCACAAAGCTTGAAGTCTGACTGCAGCACAGGCCGCTCTGACACAGCCCTGAGAGCGAAGGAAGCACATTGAAGAGTTAGCAAGTCTGGCTGCCGCTTACCCTGCCTGCCAACATCTTACCCCCAAGACCCCTGGCAGTCAGGCAGATAGGGAAGACCCTAAACTACACAGTAAGACTAAAAGACGGAACCAGGGGGAGCCTGGGCACGTCATGCCCATGGCCGTTTGCATCAATATTGCACTGTTCCTCCCCCCAAATGCAAGACTACACAACTGAAAACTACCCTCCGTCAAACAGGCTCTGTTAATTATAATAATTGGGTGCTCTGTCCAACAGCCATAGCCCAAACTAAAGCACACACTTAGGGcagggaaaaacaacaaaactacctGTAGCTGTTGGCACAGGTCTTAGGCCCAGGCCTTTCCTCTGAGCGGGCTCAGCTTTCGGGTAGTGTAACAGGGACCATGCCTTGTAAGCCTGCTGGCCAGCAGCTAAGATTGACAAGTGTGAGTAGGGCCCCGATAGCACAAAGAGCTGCGCAGGACCAGCACAGCACAACTTTTAGAAGTAGTGGTGACAAAAACATGACATACGGCATGCTCTGAGTGAAGCCTTCTATTCTTTACGAAAAAACCTGATTAAACCAGGACTCTGGCAGGATTAAAAATTCATCCTCTGACAAAGGCTTTACTGACAATTTTCCATACAGttagtcaaaaaaataaaataaaatataaaaaattacagaatacagCAGACAGAATCTCATACACGGGAAACATAAGTTtcgtcttataaaaaaacaaaaattcccccCAAATCTAAGAATTTAGTTTTAGCAGTAGACAGGATGCCACCAAATGAACCACAAAAACCCAGCAGAGAATTCAAACCAAGGGAGAAGGTAGGTAGGTAAagagcagatttttaaaataactgcttCTGTGACACAAACACAGCTGGAAAGCACAGGTGCGGGCTAGGCGGTGTCCCTTACTATAACTATCACCATGTGTTCTTCCTCTAACTTGCCCAATGTCCGCAGCGCTGACTGGAGGTACTGCTGTGAAAAGTCGCAGGGCGGGAAGGCATAGAGCATGCCTGTGTTGTCTCTGCCCTTAGACCCACCCACCGGCAAGCTGATCACCCCTGCAGCCTGCTTCTGTTTCAAGTAGGAGACTAGGTTCCTGAGAAGCCGCCTCTGTAGGCCTGGCTCCACTACGGGCATGCCCTCGGCGCCAGGCCCGCTGGGGGTTGACTGGATGGCCAGGAGCACAGCATAGCCGTTAGGGCTCCCCTGCTTGATTCGCCGGGTGACCTCGTCCAGCTTGGGCTGATCCAGTCGAAGGCGCTGGGCAATCTTGAGCTGGGTGAGCTTGCTGCCAGAAGGATGGTCTTTGAGGAGGCCACTGATAACTCCCTGGTCCCCCTCGAGGATGTGCATAGATGTCGGAAAGCAGCTGTTTTTCAACACCAGAAGCCCATTCCAAGCCAGCTGCAGTGTCTGGGCATATTCTGACAGACTCTTTAGCTTTTTGGTCTCATGTTTTGGCTCTTCAAGAGTCTTGGGCTCTGCCTCAGTGGTCCGATGATTGCGTTCACTCTCTCTAGTCTTTTTCCCATGGGAAGAGTCTGGAGCctcatggtggtggtgatggtggctcctctcctcagcaccatgtctgctgttGCTGAGGGAGTTGCTGCCTGACTCCTTGGTCCCTTCACTGGCGTGGTTCTCCTTCCGGCTACGCTCAGGGGTGCGATCCGAGCCTCGCTCAGACTGCTGCCCCCCACCCTTGGTCCTGCTGCGTTCCTCGTAAGGGGAGTGAGTTGTCCTCCCACGGTCACTGGAGAGGCTCCTCCGCTTGCGTCTCTCTTCCCAGGGCTTAGCTATGCTCCGGTCCCCATCACCCCCCCAGCGCTCACCACTCCGGCTGCGAACTGTGCGGCTATAGCCCTCCAGGCTGTTTCTGCGGTCTGAACTTTTACTGAGGCTGGTCCAGTCCCCTTCCAAAAAGGTCCGGTCTCGGTCTGAATACAGAAGGTGTGGAGGGGTCCTATCCCGCACCCTAAGGTCAGCATCCAAGTTCCGATGCCGGGTATATCCGTCAGTGAGCAGCTCGTAGTGCACAGGGAGAGGTGAGGGCTGGTACTGCTGGGGATAGCGAGTCTCCTCGGCTTTGGCAAAATCCACTCGGAGCCTGCGATCTGGACCACCCAGGGGGAAGCCCCTCATTTTAGCACAGGCAGCCTGGGCTGCGTCCAGGCTCTCGTACTGGATGTAGGCAAAGCTGTCTCCTTTGACGTGATCGATGGTCCGAATGCTCCCGAAGCGATCAAATTCCCTGGCCAGGGCCGCCAGCGAGGTGTTAGGTCCGAGACCACCCACCCAGAGGCGGGTGGTGGGGTTAGCCTTGCCGTAGCCTATCTTTATGGGGTTTCTGCCAATCACCCGGCCAGACATAGCCACCTTCGCCCTGTGTGCCATGTCCAGGTTCTGAAACTTGAGGAAGGCATAGGCACCACCCTGGCCGCGGGCAGGCCTCTTGATGACCACCTCCTCGATGATGCCGTACTTCTCGAAGGCCCGTCGAAGCTCCACCTCAGAAACACTGTGGTCCAGGTTGCCGATGAAGAGGTTCCGAGTGGCTCTCTGATCATCCTCCGGCATCAGG harbors:
- the Rbm15b gene encoding putative RNA-binding protein 15B; the encoded protein is MKRQSERDSSPSGRGSSSSAKRPREREREAEAGGRRAAHKASGGTKHPVPARARDKPRGSGGGGGHRDGRAAGDANHRASGGRSSGAPGGGGRTGKASGDPGAGGASPRASPLPPPPPPPGAEPAGPGSTAAPEYKTLLISSLSPALPAEHLEDRLFHQFKRFGEISLRLSHTPELGRVAYVNFRHPQDAREARQHALARQLLLYDRPLKVEPVYLRGGGSSRRSSSSSAAASTPPPGPPAPADPLGYLPLHGGYQYKQRSLSPVAAPPLREPRARHAAAAFALDAAAAAAVGLSRERALDYYGLYDDRGRPYGYQAVCEEDLMPEDDQRATRNLFIGNLDHSVSEVELRRAFEKYGIIEEVVIKRPARGQGGAYAFLKFQNLDMAHRAKVAMSGRVIGRNPIKIGYGKANPTTRLWVGGLGPNTSLAALAREFDRFGSIRTIDHVKGDSFAYIQYESLDAAQAACAKMRGFPLGGPDRRLRVDFAKAEETRYPQQYQPSPLPVHYELLTDGYTRHRNLDADLRVRDRTPPHLLYSDRDRTFLEGDWTSLSKSSDRRNSLEGYSRTVRSRSGERWGGDGDRSIAKPWEERRKRRSLSSDRGRTTHSPYEERSRTKGGGQQSERGSDRTPERSRKENHASEGTKESGSNSLSNSRHGAEERSHHHHHHEAPDSSHGKKTRESERNHRTTEAEPKTLEEPKHETKKLKSLSEYAQTLQLAWNGLLVLKNSCFPTSMHILEGDQGVISGLLKDHPSGSKLTQLKIAQRLRLDQPKLDEVTRRIKQGSPNGYAVLLAIQSTPSGPGAEGMPVVEPGLQRRLLRNLVSYLKQKQAAGVISLPVGGSKGRDNTGMLYAFPPCDFSQQYLQSALRTLGKLEEEHMVIVIVRDTA